In a genomic window of Chryseobacterium sp. G0162:
- a CDS encoding MgtC/SapB family protein, with protein MNTFEFTLRLFTAFALGASIGFERQWRQKSAGLRTNTLVCLGSAAFVLLSIRIGGDATGRIASYIVSGIGFLGGGVIMKDGLTVRGLNTAATIWCSASVGALSALGLPLEAAITSGFIILTHLILRPLGVKLGNNISSRNHYTEYLLSIKCKSEVENHLRVQLMQSLSGNDKVLLKSLTSDDNGVPENAIITAEVHSSTPQDSFMEKTASRLTIEDKVIKVSWEIIGTENDL; from the coding sequence ATGAATACATTCGAATTTACTCTTCGTCTTTTCACGGCATTTGCTTTGGGTGCCAGCATAGGTTTTGAAAGACAATGGCGTCAAAAAAGCGCCGGTCTCCGAACCAATACTCTGGTATGCCTTGGCTCCGCAGCATTTGTTCTTCTCTCTATCCGGATCGGTGGTGATGCCACAGGCAGAATAGCTTCTTATATCGTCAGTGGTATTGGCTTTTTAGGAGGTGGAGTTATCATGAAAGATGGACTTACCGTAAGAGGTCTTAATACCGCTGCCACCATCTGGTGCTCTGCATCAGTAGGAGCACTCTCCGCATTAGGACTTCCTTTGGAAGCTGCTATTACCAGTGGTTTTATTATCCTCACCCATCTTATTCTCCGACCATTGGGAGTAAAATTAGGGAACAATATCAGCAGCAGAAATCACTACACCGAATATCTACTCAGCATCAAATGTAAAAGTGAGGTAGAAAACCATCTCCGGGTACAACTCATGCAATCATTAAGTGGAAATGATAAAGTACTACTGAAATCTCTTACCAGCGATGATAACGGTGTTCCGGAAAATGCCATTATCACGGCAGAAGTTCATTCTTCTACACCACAAGACAGTTTTATGGAAAAAACCGCCAGCAGACTTACTATTGAAGATAAAGTTATCAAGGTAAGCTGGGAAATTATAGGTACTGAAAATGATTTATAA
- the mgtA gene encoding magnesium-translocating P-type ATPase — protein MLKKTSNKNLNSAALVKLKEAASENEKMVYAMLETSEEGLSENTVKDRLKIYGKNEIATQKAPSWLKQFAHSFFNPFNYILACIAVISLFIDVILVPEGEKDLSTSIIISVMLLFSTVLRFIQEFRSNKAAEALKKMVKTSCLTKRKFKESEEIEITEIVSGDIVILSAGDMVPADCRILKSKDLFISESILTGEALPVEKNAFPIRDTKNRNPLTLQNICFMGTNVVSGSATVVVVNTSIFTYFGSISRSLVSKRPETAFDIGVNKVSFLLIRFMLVMTPVIFLINGFVKGDWMQALLFAIAVAVGLTPEMLPMIVTANLAKGAVNMSKKKVIVKRLNAIQNIGAMDILCTDKTGTLTLDKIVLETHLNVRGLDDDEVLKWAYLNSFHQTGLKNLLDQAVLDHAEVHNLMKADELYLKVDEIPFDFERRRMSVILNTSKGKHLMISKGAVEEMLSLCTYALDPGDDHSLHIENDNIIPLDDLMKEKIIRMSEKLNAEGLRVLLVAIREFEGDHPLNYSVADENHLILTGFIGFLDPAKPSAEPSIKALHKLGVEVKVITGDNDIVAKKICHDVGIPINTIMLGDELENMSDEELSKDMDLYSVFAKVSPLQKQRIVKILRSKGHTVGFMGDGINDAAAIKEADVGISVDTGADIAKESADIILLEKDLMVLRSGVIYGRRTFGNIIKYIKMTASSNFGNMFSMIGASALLPFLPMLPLQILTQNLLYDISQSSIPWDTMDKDFLEQPKKWEADSIKKFMLYIGPLSSIFDYMTFAVMFFIFKANTPEHQSLFQTGWFVEGLLSQTLIVHIIRTKKIPFIQSWAAAPVVALTSLIMLIGILIPFTPLAGYLKMQPLPLSYFPYLIGILTGYCILTQFVKQWFIKKFGQWL, from the coding sequence ATGTTAAAAAAAACTTCCAACAAAAATCTCAATTCAGCCGCTCTTGTTAAGTTAAAAGAAGCCGCTTCAGAGAACGAAAAAATGGTTTACGCTATGCTGGAAACTTCAGAAGAAGGCCTTAGCGAAAACACAGTGAAAGACCGTTTGAAAATTTACGGTAAAAATGAAATTGCTACTCAAAAAGCCCCCTCATGGCTGAAGCAGTTTGCTCATTCTTTCTTTAATCCCTTTAATTATATATTGGCATGCATTGCTGTAATTTCCTTATTTATCGATGTAATTCTCGTTCCTGAAGGAGAGAAAGATCTAAGTACAAGTATTATTATTTCAGTAATGCTATTGTTCAGTACTGTTTTAAGATTTATTCAGGAATTTCGGAGTAATAAGGCAGCAGAAGCATTGAAAAAAATGGTAAAAACCAGCTGTCTTACCAAAAGGAAATTCAAAGAAAGTGAAGAAATAGAAATCACTGAAATAGTTTCCGGAGATATCGTGATTCTTTCTGCCGGAGATATGGTTCCTGCCGATTGCAGAATTTTGAAAAGCAAAGATCTATTCATCAGTGAATCTATTCTCACAGGAGAAGCATTACCTGTTGAAAAAAATGCATTTCCTATCCGTGATACCAAAAACAGGAATCCACTTACCCTTCAAAACATCTGTTTCATGGGAACCAATGTAGTCAGTGGATCAGCTACGGTTGTGGTTGTTAACACCAGCATTTTCACTTATTTCGGAAGCATCAGCAGAAGCCTGGTTTCCAAAAGGCCTGAAACCGCATTTGATATCGGAGTCAACAAAGTAAGCTTTTTACTGATTCGGTTTATGCTGGTCATGACTCCTGTCATTTTCCTTATCAATGGATTCGTGAAAGGAGACTGGATGCAGGCACTCTTATTCGCCATTGCAGTAGCAGTAGGACTTACTCCTGAAATGCTGCCTATGATTGTTACCGCTAACCTTGCCAAAGGTGCTGTAAATATGAGTAAGAAAAAAGTAATCGTTAAAAGATTGAATGCCATCCAGAATATCGGCGCTATGGATATTCTCTGTACGGATAAAACCGGAACCCTTACCCTTGATAAAATCGTTCTGGAAACTCACCTCAACGTGCGTGGTCTTGATGATGATGAGGTTTTGAAATGGGCTTACCTCAACAGTTTTCATCAAACCGGCTTAAAAAACCTGCTGGATCAAGCTGTTCTGGATCATGCAGAAGTCCACAATCTCATGAAGGCTGATGAACTCTATCTGAAAGTAGACGAAATTCCTTTTGATTTCGAAAGAAGAAGAATGTCTGTCATTCTGAATACTTCAAAAGGAAAACACCTTATGATCTCAAAAGGAGCGGTAGAGGAAATGTTGTCTTTGTGTACATATGCTTTAGATCCGGGTGATGACCACAGCCTTCATATAGAGAATGACAATATTATTCCGTTAGATGACCTTATGAAGGAAAAAATCATCAGAATGTCTGAAAAGCTCAATGCAGAAGGGCTTCGTGTCTTACTGGTTGCCATCAGAGAATTTGAAGGAGATCATCCACTCAATTATTCTGTTGCAGATGAAAATCATCTCATCCTTACCGGTTTTATTGGATTTCTTGATCCCGCTAAACCTTCTGCAGAGCCAAGTATCAAAGCCCTGCATAAATTAGGTGTTGAAGTAAAAGTAATCACCGGAGATAATGATATTGTTGCGAAAAAAATATGTCATGATGTAGGAATTCCCATCAATACCATTATGCTTGGTGATGAACTGGAGAATATGAGTGATGAAGAACTCAGCAAAGACATGGATTTATATTCCGTTTTTGCCAAGGTAAGCCCATTACAAAAGCAACGCATTGTAAAAATATTAAGATCCAAAGGTCATACTGTAGGATTTATGGGTGACGGAATCAATGATGCAGCAGCTATAAAAGAAGCAGACGTTGGAATTTCTGTCGATACCGGAGCTGATATAGCCAAAGAAAGTGCGGATATCATTTTGCTCGAAAAAGACTTAATGGTACTCAGAAGTGGAGTTATTTATGGAAGAAGAACATTCGGGAATATTATTAAATATATAAAAATGACGGCCAGCAGTAATTTTGGAAATATGTTCAGCATGATTGGCGCCAGTGCATTGCTGCCATTTCTGCCAATGCTGCCGCTGCAAATTCTGACTCAAAATCTGTTGTATGATATTTCACAATCCTCTATTCCCTGGGATACGATGGATAAAGATTTTCTGGAACAACCCAAAAAATGGGAAGCTGACAGTATTAAAAAATTCATGCTTTATATTGGTCCTTTGAGTTCCATTTTTGATTATATGACGTTTGCTGTAATGTTTTTTATTTTTAAAGCCAATACACCAGAGCATCAGAGTCTATTCCAGACCGGATGGTTTGTAGAAGGACTGTTGTCCCAAACTTTGATTGTTCATATTATCAGAACCAAAAAGATTCCATTTATCCAAAGCTGGGCTGCTGCACCGGTTGTTGCCCTAACGAGCTTAATCATGTTGATTGGAATCCTTATTCCTTTCACCCCATTGGCAGGATATCTGAAAATGCAGCCTTTACCTTTAAGCTATTTCCCTTATCTGATAGGAATCCTTACAGGATATTGCATCCTTACCCAATTTGTGAAACAATGGTTCATTAAAAAATTCGGACAATGGCTATAA